A DNA window from Candidatus Liberimonas magnetica contains the following coding sequences:
- a CDS encoding carboxypeptidase regulatory-like domain-containing protein, translating to MAGINTIEGQVKYPEGVTGSPKIIVKAYDMYNPASEYKKEIYGLGYYKIENVPDIQNCVVEAFVDYNWDWMANASEPKAKSSAFSIASSSGVGGKVTKDLELAKQELTKTSIITTIRISVTDENNPEASLSGADVIMYDPGNFDDWMPENDVFISSKTTTAWKGTGYNKYNVEFPSVTVTVSPDGGPWYNYQFKVIKNGYKFNSIGQSFSSWDNSQVKNMYISMKSKPAVTVSNIDITPASKEITPDNDGNDDRASFKFKYSVATTQPSWDNGAQAKLIIDTNKDGKYEPMNWSIFVYIDGKQFIKWNAIDQKPDPNIFIDFMNPDYTKLKGPISWEEQDKYSAGYDATMEWWIDSWNLKLDGNSMSQDVEMVWEGRDNRWQPLKNSTYNWKLQLNDQSASEAKFGVLYSTTGVIKIKTSSIKGYVMQPDGTTPIEGAKVNAGGPMAWGETYTDSTGLFEIAGLRVSGTNEFYFLSAEAKGFTRKEMNNLVIPASGTLTLTDPIKLDAGVKLSGNLIIPNPPKKGSLRDNMGNQIFDLWGRVEVWRTDGPGWYSAEVRVPLSSGTLSQLSAPYDIYLEPGNFSMQVNLQGYVSKTIDIEIKSAAKTQDVEMTKSAVLTGVIKLPVTTLAEVTALQEEAQKKGYWGGLWMNIHGESKDRKFSCGTGISFDFFELQNSTTYAKNFMMDTLIPGTTYTFTVESNGVFAMNQFTLTMPKSGVKNVGTISLGYGAKLTGSIVIGDVLGEKIEAVKYGGGYTSMMGTTPVQGVPIWLDIQNTNTYSYHGTEVRISSSAAGTYSYEIRGLSSGWHEIDMHGIQGADITPSLESRKVYVSTVTNTMSNPAIAPTITIKNPTGILKGAITNSSGKDVDWTKVAVTVVTLGKEGGSPTPLNVESDGTFTVNELMTTDYIVWGTEYDVKPGEGVGMFGVPSGKVSTFMKLVATQSGGATTYLTADLKPASTIYLRLYSASPATITDIIAKTTTYMGNSDGQNFGISRIQSITLRKLAEQMEQMESGSSKEKVIVDGEEIDTHTKAKEIAFEGILVESLTTANTVVFKLNGLEKGIYFAYPMVNFKMIDWNEQGNTGSNTGPNTGPTVTSTTGGSDTMGGTYNYGPRYKVVEYAYASSPMDKYIVLDENTEEYADFTLGDGLTLNGSITRPSGNYTSAQTVEVTLRNAVTNDAIYTKTVTYSTTTRVNTQSYTFDKVGAGKYILVAKSADYKVYTKSVEVTKVTGTDTLSAIKLTKGATLTGQIVNEDGTGISEGAYIQCEAYPYVEGSYMNSGMSNVTISSETATRGVFTFPNLPGGTYQVKASMTSGAKLNLVAKVKAGITVPDSETTVDVGSLILKKATSIKGTVKNTSGTPLSNIRVQAYPLDSQRKENNELETKTDKDGVFMIKGVDSSIKNWSVKVNAREEDPTKRAELKVNYGTALRFIDVTAKTDLGTISLSASNASVAGTVKTPDNSQITLPFPVEGINNADFPAALVILQSQEDLATGDPMSGTKVISAGSGEFVIDGVVSGNYTLKIFAKKFATYSSTVTVKAGINELGDIMLAKGATVSGSIRTQTGKKVSKSDASMVVAATRDFKKVVFGSLAINPTTLEVDNYEIVGLEPGVNYFLVLVAPQTGKVYVDLKSTAAATNATYINHPIVYKKIPPMFEAKAFKTTLAGSILKGEMTIQGQTIKFKGIFDDYDVDLSQISTTQTYDIYFILSFISQPVMEETAGAIVSTTTASTGVYVPMSLADSRKALSIAYIPSAADITAGYFELKFSGRNSEGLVGNDTYKFYIGEDGRSEKVVNPMIGGNIALGEGDSTGIDVPSGVEFEGSDNDIAISSGVKAQVIKVLSETVVLAGPGTRFGPKKYAPQCFSTKLANPSSYPTGGTLMSSIYDLQVKLVSGPLATIASNSSVGVKIQISSAALNVADQNDLGLYHYDTGTSKWVPEATGTSAAANIDWSNLLLSMNVSHFSKFAVFYVPGSAPVVVSSSTVATDLSNVIFYPNPYKSGVTSYDGADGVKDKINIKNLTARAKLKIYNIAGELVGDYDKNDATSGTLQWDMMNKDDKKLASGVYIYYITNPDNSAHKAVGKFAIIK from the coding sequence ATGGCTGGTATAAACACGATAGAAGGGCAGGTGAAGTATCCTGAAGGCGTTACAGGAAGCCCTAAAATTATTGTAAAGGCTTATGATATGTATAACCCGGCCAGTGAATACAAAAAGGAAATTTACGGACTTGGATACTATAAAATAGAGAATGTTCCGGATATACAGAACTGCGTAGTTGAAGCCTTTGTTGACTACAACTGGGACTGGATGGCAAACGCAAGTGAACCAAAAGCAAAATCATCTGCATTTTCAATAGCTTCTTCAAGCGGAGTGGGCGGCAAAGTTACCAAAGACCTTGAACTTGCAAAGCAGGAACTTACAAAAACAAGTATAATAACTACTATAAGAATAAGCGTCACGGATGAAAACAACCCGGAAGCATCTTTAAGCGGTGCGGATGTAATTATGTATGATCCCGGAAATTTTGATGATTGGATGCCGGAAAACGATGTTTTCATTTCAAGCAAGACCACAACCGCATGGAAAGGAACAGGCTACAATAAATATAATGTAGAGTTCCCTTCAGTTACGGTCACGGTGTCACCGGACGGCGGGCCGTGGTATAACTACCAGTTCAAGGTTATAAAGAACGGGTATAAGTTTAACAGTATAGGCCAGTCTTTTTCAAGCTGGGATAACAGCCAGGTTAAAAATATGTATATTTCAATGAAGTCAAAACCTGCAGTTACGGTTTCAAATATTGATATAACACCAGCTTCAAAAGAGATAACCCCGGACAATGACGGCAATGACGACAGGGCAAGCTTCAAGTTTAAATACTCGGTTGCCACAACCCAGCCAAGCTGGGACAACGGCGCTCAGGCAAAACTTATCATAGATACAAACAAGGACGGCAAATACGAGCCGATGAACTGGAGCATATTCGTGTATATAGACGGGAAACAGTTTATTAAGTGGAATGCAATAGATCAAAAACCGGATCCAAACATTTTCATTGACTTTATGAACCCGGATTATACTAAACTGAAAGGCCCGATTTCATGGGAAGAACAGGACAAGTATTCAGCCGGCTATGATGCCACTATGGAATGGTGGATAGATTCCTGGAACCTGAAGTTAGACGGCAATTCAATGTCGCAGGATGTTGAAATGGTCTGGGAAGGCAGGGACAACCGCTGGCAGCCGCTTAAAAACAGCACATACAACTGGAAACTTCAGCTTAACGACCAGAGCGCAAGTGAGGCTAAATTTGGCGTGTTGTACAGCACAACCGGTGTTATAAAAATTAAAACGTCGTCTATAAAAGGCTATGTTATGCAACCCGATGGCACAACTCCTATAGAAGGCGCAAAGGTGAATGCAGGCGGCCCTATGGCGTGGGGAGAAACCTATACCGATTCAACAGGGCTTTTTGAAATCGCGGGCCTTAGGGTTTCAGGCACAAACGAGTTTTACTTTTTGTCAGCAGAAGCTAAAGGGTTTACAAGAAAAGAAATGAACAACCTTGTTATACCTGCTTCAGGGACATTGACGCTAACTGACCCGATAAAGCTTGATGCAGGCGTAAAATTGTCTGGCAACTTGATAATACCCAACCCGCCGAAGAAAGGGAGTTTAAGGGACAACATGGGCAACCAGATATTTGACCTGTGGGGAAGGGTAGAAGTATGGCGCACGGACGGCCCGGGCTGGTACAGTGCTGAAGTAAGGGTGCCTCTATCAAGCGGAACTTTATCTCAGCTGTCAGCTCCGTACGATATATACCTTGAACCAGGCAATTTTTCAATGCAGGTTAATCTGCAGGGTTATGTGTCAAAAACCATAGATATTGAAATAAAGAGCGCTGCAAAAACGCAGGATGTTGAGATGACTAAATCAGCTGTGCTTACCGGCGTGATTAAACTGCCTGTAACTACGCTTGCCGAAGTTACTGCTTTGCAGGAAGAAGCCCAGAAAAAAGGATACTGGGGCGGGTTATGGATGAACATACACGGTGAGTCAAAGGACAGGAAGTTCAGCTGCGGTACTGGCATCAGCTTTGACTTCTTTGAACTGCAGAACTCGACTACTTATGCAAAGAACTTTATGATGGACACGCTTATACCCGGTACAACATATACATTTACAGTAGAATCAAACGGCGTGTTTGCCATGAACCAGTTCACGTTAACTATGCCTAAATCAGGCGTAAAAAACGTCGGAACGATTTCTCTTGGTTACGGCGCAAAACTTACAGGAAGCATAGTAATAGGCGATGTTTTGGGAGAGAAGATAGAAGCCGTTAAATACGGAGGCGGGTATACGTCTATGATGGGTACAACCCCTGTTCAGGGTGTTCCTATCTGGCTTGACATACAGAACACAAACACTTACAGCTACCACGGAACAGAAGTAAGGATTTCTTCTTCAGCTGCAGGCACTTATTCATACGAAATAAGGGGCCTTTCAAGCGGGTGGCACGAAATAGACATGCATGGAATACAGGGTGCTGACATAACGCCGTCGCTTGAGTCAAGAAAGGTCTATGTGTCAACAGTTACAAATACCATGTCCAACCCGGCCATAGCTCCAACTATAACTATAAAAAATCCAACCGGTATTTTAAAAGGAGCTATTACCAACTCATCCGGCAAGGATGTTGACTGGACGAAAGTTGCTGTAACAGTAGTAACTTTAGGGAAAGAGGGAGGCAGCCCTACCCCTCTAAACGTTGAGAGCGACGGCACATTTACAGTAAATGAACTGATGACTACCGACTATATAGTTTGGGGAACCGAGTATGATGTAAAACCCGGCGAAGGTGTCGGCATGTTTGGAGTGCCAAGCGGCAAGGTTTCAACTTTCATGAAACTTGTTGCAACGCAGAGCGGCGGCGCTACCACATATCTTACCGCTGATTTAAAACCTGCGTCAACTATATACCTGAGGTTATACAGCGCTTCACCGGCAACGATTACGGATATAATCGCAAAAACTACAACTTATATGGGCAATTCCGACGGCCAGAATTTCGGCATATCTCGCATACAGTCTATAACCCTGAGGAAGCTTGCCGAGCAGATGGAACAGATGGAATCAGGAAGTTCTAAGGAAAAGGTAATAGTTGACGGTGAAGAAATTGATACACATACGAAAGCAAAAGAAATAGCTTTTGAAGGCATCCTTGTTGAAAGCCTTACAACTGCAAATACGGTTGTATTTAAATTAAACGGGCTTGAAAAAGGCATATATTTTGCCTATCCTATGGTAAATTTCAAGATGATTGACTGGAATGAGCAAGGGAATACAGGATCGAATACGGGTCCGAATACAGGACCAACAGTTACTTCAACAACCGGCGGCTCCGACACCATGGGTGGAACGTATAACTATGGCCCGAGGTATAAGGTTGTAGAATATGCCTATGCCAGCTCGCCTATGGACAAATACATAGTCCTGGATGAGAACACCGAAGAATACGCGGATTTTACACTTGGAGACGGGCTCACATTAAACGGTTCCATAACAAGGCCGTCCGGAAACTACACGTCAGCGCAGACAGTGGAAGTAACCCTCAGGAACGCTGTCACAAACGATGCGATTTATACAAAAACCGTTACATACAGCACAACTACAAGGGTAAACACGCAGTCATATACATTTGATAAGGTAGGGGCAGGCAAGTATATCCTGGTTGCAAAATCTGCGGATTATAAGGTATATACAAAATCCGTAGAGGTAACCAAGGTAACCGGAACAGACACCCTTTCTGCTATCAAGCTTACAAAGGGAGCGACACTTACGGGCCAGATAGTTAATGAAGACGGAACCGGGATTTCTGAAGGCGCATATATTCAGTGCGAAGCCTACCCGTATGTGGAAGGCTCATACATGAATTCCGGCATGTCTAACGTTACCATATCAAGCGAAACAGCTACAAGGGGTGTGTTTACATTCCCGAACCTGCCCGGCGGCACCTACCAGGTGAAAGCCTCAATGACAAGCGGCGCGAAGTTAAACCTGGTTGCAAAAGTGAAAGCCGGAATAACTGTGCCTGATTCAGAAACCACGGTTGATGTGGGCTCATTGATACTTAAAAAAGCCACTTCAATAAAAGGAACGGTGAAAAATACAAGCGGCACACCGCTTTCAAACATCCGTGTTCAGGCATACCCGCTTGATTCGCAGAGGAAAGAAAACAACGAGCTTGAGACAAAGACTGATAAAGACGGCGTGTTCATGATAAAAGGCGTGGACTCAAGCATAAAGAACTGGTCAGTTAAAGTAAATGCCAGAGAAGAAGACCCGACAAAGAGGGCAGAGCTTAAAGTAAACTACGGGACAGCCTTAAGGTTCATAGATGTTACAGCAAAGACGGACCTTGGCACGATATCGTTGTCTGCTTCCAATGCTTCGGTGGCTGGAACGGTAAAGACTCCGGACAATTCGCAGATAACGCTGCCTTTCCCTGTAGAGGGAATAAACAATGCGGATTTCCCAGCGGCTCTTGTCATACTTCAGTCGCAGGAAGACCTTGCTACAGGCGACCCGATGAGCGGCACAAAAGTTATTTCTGCTGGTTCCGGGGAGTTTGTAATAGACGGGGTAGTTTCAGGCAACTATACGCTGAAAATATTTGCAAAGAAGTTTGCCACGTATTCAAGCACAGTGACAGTTAAAGCCGGAATAAACGAACTAGGCGACATTATGCTTGCCAAAGGAGCCACGGTTTCAGGCTCGATACGCACGCAGACAGGAAAGAAGGTATCAAAGAGCGATGCAAGCATGGTAGTAGCTGCAACAAGGGATTTCAAGAAAGTTGTCTTCGGTTCGCTTGCAATAAACCCGACAACGCTTGAAGTGGACAACTACGAGATAGTGGGCCTTGAACCGGGAGTAAACTATTTCCTTGTGCTTGTGGCGCCGCAGACAGGAAAGGTGTATGTTGACCTGAAATCAACGGCAGCTGCAACCAATGCAACATATATTAACCACCCGATAGTGTACAAGAAAATACCTCCGATGTTTGAAGCAAAGGCATTTAAGACAACATTGGCAGGCAGTATCTTAAAAGGCGAGATGACTATACAGGGCCAGACTATCAAGTTTAAAGGGATATTCGACGATTACGATGTAGACCTCTCCCAGATAAGCACGACCCAGACCTACGACATCTATTTCATACTCTCGTTTATCTCGCAGCCTGTAATGGAAGAAACAGCAGGCGCGATAGTTTCAACAACGACAGCGTCAACCGGCGTTTATGTGCCTATGAGCCTTGCTGATTCCCGGAAAGCTCTTTCTATTGCCTATATACCTTCAGCCGCAGATATAACGGCCGGGTATTTTGAGTTGAAGTTCAGCGGCCGGAATTCAGAAGGGTTGGTGGGTAATGATACGTACAAGTTCTACATAGGAGAAGACGGAAGGTCAGAGAAAGTCGTAAACCCGATGATAGGCGGAAATATAGCGCTCGGTGAAGGGGACAGCACCGGTATAGACGTACCGTCCGGAGTGGAGTTTGAAGGCTCGGATAACGATATAGCGATATCAAGCGGAGTAAAGGCTCAGGTTATAAAGGTGTTAAGCGAAACCGTTGTGCTTGCAGGCCCGGGTACAAGGTTTGGGCCGAAGAAGTATGCGCCGCAATGTTTCTCCACGAAACTTGCAAACCCAAGCTCGTATCCGACAGGCGGGACGCTTATGAGCAGTATTTACGACCTGCAGGTCAAGCTTGTGTCAGGGCCGCTTGCAACGATAGCGTCAAACAGCTCGGTAGGCGTTAAGATACAGATATCTTCGGCTGCCCTAAATGTTGCGGACCAGAACGACCTTGGGCTGTATCATTATGATACAGGGACATCTAAATGGGTGCCTGAAGCGACCGGCACAAGTGCGGCAGCTAACATAGACTGGAGCAACCTGCTCTTGAGCATGAACGTAAGCCATTTCTCGAAGTTTGCAGTGTTCTATGTGCCTGGATCAGCCCCTGTAGTGGTATCTTCGAGCACGGTTGCAACCGACCTTTCAAATGTGATATTCTATCCTAACCCGTATAAGTCAGGGGTAACAAGTTATGACGGGGCCGATGGGGTTAAAGATAAGATCAACATAAAGAACCTGACAGCAAGGGCAAAGCTGAAGATCTACAATATAGCAGGAGAACTGGTTGGCGATTATGACAAGAACGATGCGACTTCCGGGACTTTGCAGTGGGATATGATGAACAAAGACGATAAGAAACTGGCAAGCGGGGTGTACATATATTACATTACAAATCCCGATAACAGTGCTCACAAAGCTGTCGGCAAATTTGCTATAATAAAATAA
- a CDS encoding DUF2141 domain-containing protein, giving the protein MFKKIMSGVMFVSAITLFTASLAFAMPACQVVQPIQAAVLTGVVTISGTATDDSGGITTCMFYLDYGTGNQRLLTTIGPLSPLMNTSFQYVWDTTNQTTGAPDGAHTISMFVRNISMMDSPESTRINVTVSNDGGGPSAQLINPTNGATITGLIAVSGTAGGDTFQSVQLLISNDNTFTSNDTYPMSITSGFYTVYWSPSSSGSKYLKIQALPTLSGSAVESNIVNVTVNLTGGGSPTAQIVYPTVDQTITGPTTISGTAFGGTISGNPEVMIAEDSTFTTNSGWMQMVMTGSFYTWNWPAAASGDKWIKMKALINSTPTESSAVHVVVSAGGGAGNSINGTINYWNYPKMSGTLYVVVGTANDITNTAAYVKKVPFFNYSPWSYDFSYNISDLANGTYYAFAFLDMNNNNAYDSTEPSGSVIGASEISLAGSPAYNMNIELQNSANMKYLNINSPQNGNSIYKYATWGNNIDAEAYDGSSTIDRLEFYLGSETTPRFTQKNDWYYNPLWGSFMADYSVMPAGNLDITVKVYTTADLVNPSQTKTITITLTDTQPKKINGMVMYQGTKFGNVIVQAYKEDKTTLMGSVTLPNPKDFNITVSTTGKFLVRAFMDIDGDGVYDAADDPISAFAGPFEITNAFNDTWGAYVDLLDPGSAFTYKIEGKVDYPGFQMKGPLYVTISSGTVNNVLTNKTQIIYGDYWSKWYTFDGLTNGTYFIKAFVDANNNTMYDDATNTNGPGGISNPQDPAGFYNNGMGSFSTPESVTLSGQNLNLGFFNINNPGMTGGGTGGTGGTGGTGGTGGTGGTGGT; this is encoded by the coding sequence ATGTTTAAAAAGATTATGTCCGGTGTTATGTTTGTAAGTGCAATTACGTTATTTACGGCAAGTCTCGCTTTTGCTATGCCTGCGTGCCAGGTAGTCCAACCTATACAGGCAGCAGTGCTTACCGGTGTCGTAACTATTTCCGGCACGGCTACCGACGACTCAGGCGGTATAACTACATGCATGTTCTATTTAGATTATGGAACTGGCAATCAAAGGCTGTTAACAACAATAGGGCCTCTGTCTCCTTTAATGAATACAAGCTTTCAATACGTTTGGGATACGACTAACCAGACTACAGGAGCCCCAGATGGAGCACATACAATTTCAATGTTTGTTAGAAATATTTCTATGATGGATAGCCCGGAGTCTACGCGTATTAACGTTACTGTAAGCAACGACGGCGGAGGGCCTTCGGCGCAGTTAATTAATCCTACAAACGGAGCTACAATAACAGGGCTTATAGCCGTAAGCGGTACGGCTGGTGGGGATACTTTTCAATCAGTTCAATTATTGATTTCAAATGACAATACGTTTACTTCCAATGACACGTATCCAATGTCTATAACAAGCGGATTTTATACAGTTTATTGGAGCCCATCCTCAAGCGGGTCCAAATACCTGAAAATACAGGCGTTGCCGACACTAAGCGGATCAGCCGTAGAATCTAATATTGTTAATGTAACTGTCAACCTTACCGGAGGCGGAAGCCCTACTGCACAGATAGTCTATCCTACAGTTGATCAGACGATTACAGGGCCTACAACTATAAGCGGTACTGCATTCGGCGGAACAATAAGCGGTAATCCTGAGGTTATGATTGCCGAAGACTCAACTTTTACAACTAACAGCGGGTGGATGCAAATGGTAATGACCGGCAGTTTCTATACCTGGAACTGGCCTGCGGCTGCATCAGGTGATAAATGGATAAAGATGAAAGCTCTGATAAACAGCACCCCTACTGAATCAAGCGCTGTACATGTTGTAGTAAGCGCAGGCGGCGGAGCAGGGAATTCCATAAACGGCACAATAAACTATTGGAACTACCCGAAAATGAGCGGTACATTATATGTAGTAGTTGGCACAGCAAACGATATTACAAATACAGCAGCGTATGTAAAAAAGGTTCCTTTCTTTAACTACAGCCCCTGGAGTTATGATTTCAGTTACAACATTTCGGATCTTGCAAACGGGACGTACTATGCTTTTGCGTTCCTTGATATGAATAACAATAATGCTTATGACAGCACAGAACCGAGCGGATCGGTTATTGGCGCTTCAGAAATAAGCCTTGCGGGCTCGCCTGCCTATAATATGAATATAGAACTTCAAAACTCTGCAAATATGAAATATCTAAATATAAATAGCCCGCAAAACGGCAATTCAATTTATAAATATGCAACCTGGGGAAACAATATAGATGCGGAAGCCTACGATGGGTCAAGCACAATTGACAGGTTGGAGTTTTATCTTGGCTCTGAAACAACCCCAAGGTTTACCCAGAAAAATGACTGGTATTATAATCCGTTATGGGGTTCATTTATGGCAGATTATTCTGTAATGCCAGCAGGCAACCTTGATATAACGGTAAAAGTTTATACAACCGCTGACCTTGTAAACCCGAGCCAGACAAAAACAATAACCATTACATTAACCGATACGCAGCCGAAGAAAATAAACGGTATGGTTATGTACCAGGGCACAAAATTCGGCAATGTGATAGTGCAGGCATACAAAGAAGACAAAACAACCCTGATGGGCTCTGTTACTCTTCCGAACCCGAAAGACTTTAATATCACTGTATCAACTACCGGGAAATTCTTAGTAAGAGCTTTCATGGATATAGACGGCGATGGGGTATATGATGCGGCAGATGACCCTATAAGTGCGTTCGCCGGCCCGTTCGAAATAACAAATGCGTTCAATGATACGTGGGGCGCATACGTAGACCTTCTAGATCCGGGTTCAGCTTTTACGTATAAAATAGAAGGCAAAGTTGACTATCCCGGTTTTCAGATGAAAGGTCCGCTCTATGTTACAATATCATCCGGCACTGTAAACAATGTTCTTACTAACAAAACCCAAATAATCTATGGTGATTATTGGTCTAAATGGTACACATTTGACGGTTTGACAAACGGGACTTATTTTATCAAAGCTTTTGTAGATGCAAACAATAACACTATGTATGATGATGCGACAAATACAAACGGACCTGGCGGCATTTCTAATCCCCAGGATCCTGCAGGTTTTTATAATAACGGAATGGGTTCATTTAGTACCCCGGAATCGGTTACATTATCAGGCCAAAACTTAAACCTTGGTTTTTTTAACATAAATAATCCTGGAATGACCGGCGGCGGAACCGGTGGGACAGGCGGAACCGGTGGGACAGGCGGAACCGGTGGGACAGGCGGAACCGGTGGGACAG
- the hisS gene encoding histidine--tRNA ligase — protein sequence MKYNAPRGTHDLWGDAAEKIRVLEDICCNIFKIYNYKEIRFPTFEDADLFTRSIGETTDIVEKEMYVFNDRKGRRLALRPEGTAGVVRSYIENNLEQILGISKLFYMGSMFRYERPQAGRYREFLQIGAEYFNNPSPAADAEIILVAKEILNLIGLKDISIHINSLGCPGCRPNFRKALKDYFLNCKDLCVDCNKRIEKNPLRVLDCKIDSEKFKNAPKIEGFLCQECSTNFSQVQELLRISDCQFIIDHNLVRGLDYYTRTVFEIRSNALGAQDALAAGGRYDNLVEEIGGPFTPAVGFALGSERVIMALDKLKINLGINKNKLIFVAVSSQSLEKSGFILANKLKTLYCNANNKYTYIIEGPFGERSLKSQLRLADKLCADKVIIFGEEEFKRGCVLLKDMTNNTQSEIALGEVQADI from the coding sequence TTGAAATACAACGCGCCGCGCGGCACCCATGACCTGTGGGGAGATGCTGCGGAAAAAATAAGGGTTCTTGAAGATATATGCTGCAATATCTTTAAAATTTATAATTATAAAGAAATCCGTTTTCCTACCTTTGAAGACGCAGACCTGTTCACCAGATCTATAGGCGAAACCACTGATATAGTTGAAAAAGAGATGTATGTATTTAATGACAGGAAAGGAAGAAGGCTTGCGCTAAGGCCCGAAGGGACAGCAGGCGTAGTACGATCATATATAGAAAACAACCTTGAACAGATTTTAGGCATAAGCAAACTCTTTTATATGGGCTCGATGTTCAGGTACGAGCGGCCTCAGGCAGGCAGGTACAGGGAGTTCCTTCAGATAGGCGCAGAGTATTTTAACAACCCGTCGCCCGCGGCAGACGCAGAGATAATCCTTGTAGCTAAAGAAATATTAAACCTTATAGGCTTAAAAGATATAAGTATACATATTAACTCTCTTGGATGTCCCGGATGCAGGCCAAACTTCAGGAAAGCCCTTAAAGATTATTTCTTAAATTGCAAAGACCTTTGCGTTGACTGCAATAAGAGGATAGAAAAGAACCCATTGCGTGTCCTTGACTGTAAAATTGACAGCGAAAAATTCAAAAATGCACCTAAAATTGAGGGTTTTTTATGCCAGGAGTGCAGCACTAATTTCAGCCAGGTGCAGGAACTTTTAAGAATATCAGACTGCCAATTTATAATAGACCACAACCTTGTAAGAGGGCTTGATTACTATACAAGGACTGTTTTTGAAATTCGTTCAAATGCTTTAGGTGCCCAGGATGCTTTAGCAGCCGGCGGAAGATACGATAATCTGGTAGAAGAAATCGGCGGGCCTTTTACTCCTGCGGTCGGGTTTGCCCTTGGCTCCGAGCGTGTAATTATGGCGTTAGACAAATTGAAAATAAATTTAGGTATTAATAAAAACAAATTGATATTTGTAGCAGTTTCTTCTCAAAGCTTGGAAAAAAGCGGTTTTATTCTTGCAAACAAACTAAAAACATTGTATTGTAACGCCAATAATAAGTATACTTATATAATAGAAGGGCCGTTCGGAGAAAGGAGTTTAAAAAGCCAGCTTCGGCTTGCAGATAAGCTTTGTGCAGATAAAGTTATTATTTTTGGAGAAGAGGAATTTAAACGAGGCTGTGTGTTATTGAAAGATATGACCAATAACACACAGAGCGAAATAGCTCTTGGCGAAGTGCAGGCTGATATTTAG